The Gemmatimonadota bacterium genome has a segment encoding these proteins:
- a CDS encoding PadR family transcriptional regulator — MPKPPETVVPLLKGTLDFLILKTLSFGPMHGYGISTWLEQQSRSEIAVDDSALYQSLQRMEGRGWVTAEWGVTENNRRARYYTISRHGRDHLRVETATWLRYTRSVTAILSLTAREA; from the coding sequence GTGCCCAAGCCACCAGAAACGGTTGTTCCCCTCCTCAAGGGGACCCTCGACTTCCTGATTCTCAAGACCCTCTCCTTCGGACCAATGCACGGCTACGGCATTTCGACGTGGCTGGAGCAGCAGTCGCGAAGCGAGATCGCGGTGGACGACAGCGCCCTCTACCAGTCGCTGCAACGCATGGAAGGTCGCGGCTGGGTGACGGCGGAATGGGGTGTCACCGAGAACAATCGTCGCGCCCGCTATTACACGATATCGCGCCATGGCCGCGATCACCTGCGAGTGGAGACCGCGACCTGGCTGCGTTACACCCGGTCGGTTACCGCCATCCTCTCCCTCACTGCTCGTGAAGCGTGA
- a CDS encoding SDR family oxidoreductase, producing MQLGGRVALVTGGARRMGRAFAEALAGRGMRLAIHHGASATEAEAVVASLQAAGHDAAAFGADLRDVAQAIALPARVAAHFGHLDVLVNSAAVMERIPVAETTPQQWDDILALNLRAPFFLAQQAAPFLAKGGGKIVNIADLGGLEPWGNYPAHSISKAGVVMLTKVLAVALAPEITVNAIAPGTVLVPEDYDDARRAFLSETTPLQRLGAPDDAVQALLYLLEHGDFVTGETLVVDGGRLLRR from the coding sequence ATGCAGCTCGGCGGCCGAGTGGCGCTGGTGACCGGTGGGGCACGGCGCATGGGTCGCGCCTTTGCCGAGGCCCTCGCCGGTCGCGGGATGCGACTCGCCATTCACCATGGCGCGTCGGCCACGGAGGCCGAGGCGGTCGTCGCCTCGCTTCAAGCCGCCGGTCACGATGCCGCAGCGTTCGGCGCCGATCTGCGTGACGTCGCCCAGGCGATCGCGCTGCCGGCACGGGTCGCGGCACACTTCGGCCACCTCGATGTCCTGGTCAACTCCGCCGCGGTGATGGAGCGGATTCCCGTTGCCGAGACGACGCCACAGCAGTGGGACGACATCCTCGCGCTCAACCTCCGGGCACCGTTCTTTCTCGCGCAACAGGCCGCTCCGTTTCTCGCGAAGGGGGGCGGCAAGATCGTGAACATCGCCGACCTGGGCGGGCTCGAGCCGTGGGGCAACTACCCGGCCCACTCGATCAGCAAGGCTGGTGTGGTGATGCTGACCAAGGTGCTCGCAGTGGCGCTCGCTCCCGAAATCACCGTGAATGCCATTGCCCCCGGTACGGTCCTGGTGCCCGAGGACTACGACGACGCGCGCCGCGCCTTCCTGAGCGAGACGACGCCCCTCCAGCGCCTTGGCGCTCCTGACGATGCCGTGCAGGCGCTGCTCTACCTGCTCGAGCATGGCGACTTCGTCACTGGCGAGACCCTGGTCGTCGACGGCGGTCGGTTGCTGCGGCGATGA
- a CDS encoding PHP domain-containing protein, which produces MIDLHCHSTASDGLLLPADVVRTAAETGLTAIALTDHDTTAGLPEAQATGVSLGVRVIGGCEFSVGVEWGEMHLLGYFIPHNNPGIEAFLAHARSDRDRRGHEMVSRLVGLGLRISFEDVAREAGGGAIGRPHVARALKSAGHVRTVQQAFDKYIGRGRPAYVDKLLPTLREVAELVHARGGIVSAAHLKSFGTLANITALQLDGLDAVETRHPSHDGETVANITDIAVRLGLGRTGGSDWHGEIDTVGTHARLGSQEVPDSWLDDLEARRPAATVPH; this is translated from the coding sequence GTGATCGACCTCCACTGTCACTCCACGGCGTCCGACGGGTTGCTCCTTCCCGCCGACGTGGTGCGCACCGCCGCCGAGACAGGGCTCACCGCCATCGCGCTCACGGATCACGATACGACGGCCGGGCTTCCTGAAGCGCAGGCGACGGGAGTGTCGCTCGGCGTGCGCGTCATCGGCGGCTGCGAATTTTCCGTTGGAGTGGAATGGGGCGAGATGCACTTGCTCGGCTATTTCATCCCGCACAACAATCCCGGTATCGAGGCGTTTCTAGCCCACGCCCGCTCCGACCGCGATCGGCGTGGGCACGAGATGGTGTCGCGGCTGGTCGGCCTCGGACTCCGCATCAGCTTCGAGGATGTCGCCCGCGAAGCAGGCGGCGGCGCGATCGGTCGACCGCATGTGGCTCGGGCACTGAAGAGCGCCGGTCACGTCCGGACAGTGCAGCAGGCCTTCGACAAGTACATCGGTCGAGGCCGGCCCGCCTACGTCGACAAGCTGCTTCCCACCCTGCGGGAAGTGGCCGAGCTGGTGCATGCGCGTGGCGGGATTGTCTCGGCGGCGCACCTGAAGTCGTTCGGCACACTCGCCAACATCACCGCGTTGCAGCTTGATGGGCTGGATGCGGTCGAGACGCGGCACCCGAGTCACGACGGCGAAACCGTCGCCAACATCACCGACATTGCGGTCCGACTCGGGCTCGGCCGGACCGGTGGCTCCGACTGGCACGGAGAGATCGATACCGTCGGAACGCATGCGCGGCTCGGATCCCAGGAGGTTCCCGACTCGTGGCTCGATGATCTTGAAGCGCGTCGACCCGCCGCGACGGTGCCGCACTGA
- a CDS encoding dihydrolipoamide acetyltransferase family protein gives MARIDVIMPQMGESITEGTMSRWMKQIGDTVKRDEPIFEISTDKVDAEIPAPTAGTLAEILVKDGETVAVGTIVARIETEAGAAVAAPASAPSASAGPPPAAPAPAPAPTPPPAAPVAAPAPPPAGAPVVAPAPHMGDESAEERLKRKSTPLVRKMVEEHGLDLGAIPGTGSAGRVTKSDVLSFIEAAPTAGAPAGAPVGAQLAAPTAAPVQPSAPPTQASPTVIPAGALTPAWEGDRVEPWTRIRKLTADHMVLSRRVSAHVNSLMEIDYTHVAGIRKRQKAAFAERGVNLTYLAFIVKAIADNLRKHPVVNAAVSGDNTIYRRDINLGIAVALDWGLIVPVIKHADELSLLGIARSIQDLAERARTKKLAPEDVQKGTFTITNPGGFGTFVGTPIINQPQVAILAVGSIEKRPSVITLPDGSDALGVRTKGMFCMAYDHRVVDGADADRFLADVRHTLHTFPEEQG, from the coding sequence ATGGCACGCATCGACGTCATCATGCCGCAGATGGGCGAGTCGATTACCGAAGGGACGATGTCGCGCTGGATGAAGCAGATTGGCGACACGGTCAAGCGGGACGAACCCATCTTCGAAATTTCCACCGACAAGGTGGATGCGGAGATTCCGGCCCCCACTGCGGGCACACTCGCCGAGATCCTGGTGAAAGACGGCGAAACCGTCGCGGTCGGCACCATCGTGGCGCGGATCGAGACGGAAGCCGGAGCTGCCGTGGCAGCTCCGGCTTCCGCCCCGAGCGCAAGCGCGGGGCCTCCACCTGCGGCACCCGCGCCTGCGCCGGCACCGACGCCACCACCCGCCGCTCCCGTGGCCGCTCCAGCCCCGCCGCCAGCTGGGGCGCCTGTCGTCGCGCCGGCGCCGCATATGGGTGATGAATCGGCGGAAGAGCGCCTCAAGCGGAAGTCGACCCCGCTCGTTCGCAAGATGGTGGAAGAGCATGGTCTTGATCTCGGCGCAATTCCCGGCACCGGTTCAGCGGGTCGTGTCACGAAATCCGACGTGCTGAGCTTCATCGAAGCGGCGCCAACCGCAGGGGCGCCGGCAGGGGCGCCGGTAGGGGCGCAGCTTGCTGCGCCCACCGCTGCGCCCGTACAGCCGAGCGCCCCCCCGACGCAGGCGTCGCCCACCGTGATCCCCGCCGGCGCGCTGACGCCCGCCTGGGAAGGCGACCGCGTCGAGCCATGGACCCGGATTCGCAAGCTGACCGCCGACCACATGGTCCTCTCACGTCGCGTCTCCGCGCACGTGAACTCGCTCATGGAAATCGACTACACTCACGTCGCCGGCATCCGCAAGCGCCAGAAGGCTGCCTTCGCCGAGCGCGGCGTGAACCTGACCTATCTCGCCTTCATCGTGAAGGCGATCGCCGATAATCTGCGGAAGCATCCGGTCGTGAATGCGGCGGTGTCGGGCGACAACACGATCTACCGCCGCGACATCAATCTCGGGATCGCGGTCGCGCTCGACTGGGGGCTCATCGTCCCCGTCATCAAGCATGCCGATGAACTCTCGCTGCTCGGCATTGCGCGCAGTATCCAGGATCTCGCCGAACGCGCACGCACCAAGAAACTGGCGCCAGAAGATGTCCAGAAGGGCACCTTCACGATCACGAATCCGGGTGGTTTCGGTACCTTCGTCGGGACGCCGATCATCAATCAGCCCCAGGTCGCGATTCTCGCTGTCGGCTCGATCGAGAAGCGTCCGTCGGTGATCACGCTGCCCGATGGCAGTGACGCACTCGGCGTGCGCACCAAGGGGATGTTCTGCATGGCGTACGATCACCGGGTCGTGGACGGTGCCGACGCCGATCGCTTCCTGGCCGATGTCCGGCACACGCTGCACACCTTCCCGGAAGAGCAGGGCTGA
- a CDS encoding alpha-ketoacid dehydrogenase subunit beta, with the protein MSEITFLEAIREGISEEMERDPAVFCLGEDIGGFGGAFKVTEGLQAKYGEQRVIDTPIAEAGIIGAAAGAAHYGMRPIVEMQFIDFISCGYDMLTNYVATARYRAFLPCPIVVRGPSGGYVRGGPFHSQNPEAAFLHTPGLKIAYPATAEDAKGMIKAAIRDDDPVLFFEHKYLYRRIKGTMPAGDVVVPLGTARVAREGKDLSIITYAATVWKALEAAEVLEREDGLSVEVIDLRSLLPMDDAAIVATVKKTNRVLVVHEDTVTGGIAGEITARINELCFEWLDAPVRRVAAHDVPLPYAPPLEDFVLPQTSDIVRASRWLAAY; encoded by the coding sequence ATGTCTGAGATCACCTTTCTCGAGGCCATCCGCGAGGGGATCAGCGAGGAGATGGAGCGCGATCCCGCCGTCTTCTGCCTGGGCGAGGATATCGGCGGCTTTGGCGGGGCCTTCAAGGTCACCGAAGGGTTGCAGGCGAAGTACGGCGAGCAGCGGGTGATCGACACCCCGATTGCCGAGGCGGGCATCATAGGGGCTGCTGCGGGCGCCGCGCACTATGGCATGCGCCCGATCGTGGAGATGCAGTTCATCGACTTCATCTCCTGCGGCTACGACATGCTGACGAATTACGTCGCCACCGCCCGCTATCGGGCCTTCCTGCCGTGCCCGATCGTGGTGCGGGGGCCATCGGGAGGGTACGTTCGCGGGGGGCCATTTCACTCCCAGAATCCCGAGGCGGCCTTTCTGCACACGCCGGGGCTGAAGATTGCCTATCCGGCAACGGCGGAAGATGCCAAGGGGATGATCAAGGCTGCGATTCGCGACGATGATCCGGTGCTCTTTTTCGAGCACAAGTACCTCTATCGGCGCATCAAGGGTACCATGCCTGCTGGTGATGTGGTTGTGCCGCTCGGAACGGCGCGGGTGGCCCGCGAAGGGAAGGACCTGTCGATCATCACCTACGCCGCGACAGTGTGGAAAGCCCTCGAAGCGGCCGAGGTGCTCGAGCGGGAAGACGGCCTCTCGGTCGAAGTGATCGACTTGCGGTCGCTCCTGCCGATGGATGACGCGGCGATCGTGGCCACGGTGAAGAAGACCAACCGTGTGCTGGTGGTTCACGAGGACACCGTCACCGGCGGGATTGCCGGCGAGATCACGGCGCGGATCAACGAGCTCTGCTTTGAGTGGCTCGACGCGCCGGTCCGGCGAGTGGCGGCACACGACGTGCCGCTGCCCTATGCTCCACCGCTGGAGGACTTTGTCCTTCCGCAGACATCCGATATCGTGCGCGCGAGTCGTTGGCTCGCCGCTTACTAG
- a CDS encoding thiamine pyrophosphate-dependent dehydrogenase E1 component subunit alpha has protein sequence MTEVAVGSKFPRFLTRTRGDAHGMAVPGTTSPTAIPSGLSRDQLLDLYRWMRLTRTLEERLVALYRQTKVVGGLFRSLGQEGCAVGSAFALERRDVLSPLIRNLGSMLVKGAEPLEILRQYMAKGDSPTRGRELNIHFGDVVDRNFVGQISHLGDMVPVMAGVTLTFRMRGEDRVGLVYVGDGATSTGAFHEGINFAAVQRCPLVVVVENNGYAYSTPTFRQTAAAQFVDKAIGYGIPGVRADGNDVLEAYRVTKEAVDRARSGGGVTLIELLTYRRKGHAEHDNQSYIAPGEIEHWAEHNDPIDRYVTRLTQEFGFTAEELARVDDVVRADVDAATDLAEQSPPCDGPDALVGVYANPATMPALWYREGISSAVNEHERPASWGTHHV, from the coding sequence TTGACCGAGGTCGCTGTCGGGTCGAAGTTTCCGCGCTTCCTGACCCGCACCCGAGGCGACGCCCACGGCATGGCAGTTCCCGGTACAACTTCGCCCACGGCGATCCCCAGCGGACTCTCCCGCGATCAGCTGCTCGATCTCTACCGGTGGATGCGGCTGACCCGCACCCTCGAAGAGCGACTCGTTGCCCTCTATCGCCAGACCAAGGTGGTCGGCGGACTCTTCCGGTCCCTTGGCCAGGAAGGGTGCGCGGTGGGCAGTGCCTTTGCGCTCGAGCGGCGCGACGTGCTCTCGCCCCTGATCCGCAATCTCGGATCGATGCTGGTGAAGGGCGCCGAGCCATTGGAAATCCTCCGGCAATACATGGCGAAGGGCGACTCCCCGACTCGCGGGCGCGAACTCAACATCCATTTCGGCGACGTCGTCGATCGCAACTTCGTGGGGCAGATCTCCCACCTCGGCGATATGGTCCCGGTGATGGCGGGCGTGACGCTCACCTTCCGGATGCGCGGTGAAGACCGCGTCGGACTGGTCTACGTTGGCGATGGGGCGACCAGCACCGGCGCCTTCCACGAGGGAATCAACTTCGCAGCGGTACAGCGCTGCCCCCTCGTGGTCGTCGTCGAGAACAACGGCTACGCCTACAGCACGCCGACCTTCCGGCAAACGGCAGCGGCGCAGTTTGTTGACAAGGCGATCGGCTATGGCATTCCGGGTGTCCGCGCGGACGGCAACGATGTCCTCGAAGCGTACCGGGTCACCAAGGAAGCGGTTGATCGTGCTCGCAGTGGCGGTGGCGTCACGCTCATCGAGCTGCTGACCTATCGACGGAAGGGGCATGCCGAACACGACAACCAGAGCTACATCGCGCCGGGTGAAATCGAGCACTGGGCCGAGCACAACGATCCGATCGATCGCTACGTCACCCGACTGACGCAGGAGTTCGGGTTCACCGCGGAAGAGCTCGCCCGGGTCGACGACGTGGTGCGGGCGGACGTTGACGCGGCGACCGATCTGGCGGAGCAATCGCCTCCGTGCGACGGCCCCGACGCCTTGGTCGGCGTGTATGCCAACCCGGCCACGATGCCGGCGCTCTGGTATCGCGAAGGAATCTCCAGCGCGGTGAATGAGCACGAGCGCCCCGCAAGCTGGGGGACGCACCATGTCTGA
- a CDS encoding inorganic phosphate transporter yields the protein MDSSIGFVLLVVVVALIFDFINGFHDSANSIATVVATRVLTPGIAVLFAAACNFIAAFVVGTAVAKTVSKGLIDPSIVTPTLLLAALLGAITWNLITWWLGLPSSSSHALLGGFAGAAVAKAGTGAIIWSGWVKPLIGIVVSPLLGMVLGMLLSITLSWTLWKRDARTLEGFFRKAQLVSAGAYSLAHGSNDAQKTMGIIVGLLVSAQALFVGQTGLMAHFHLLNADHVPFWVEMASYSAIAAGTAMGGWRIIKTMGTGITKLKPFGGFCAETGGAITVLFASHLGVPVSTTHTITGAIVGVGASKRMGAVRWGVAGRIVWAWFLTIPASAMVAAVIFWLFPG from the coding sequence ATGGACAGCTCGATCGGTTTTGTGCTCCTGGTGGTCGTCGTCGCGCTGATCTTCGACTTCATCAACGGTTTCCACGACAGCGCGAATTCAATTGCCACGGTGGTCGCCACGCGCGTCCTGACGCCGGGCATCGCGGTGCTCTTCGCAGCGGCCTGCAATTTCATCGCGGCGTTCGTGGTTGGGACGGCGGTCGCGAAGACGGTCTCAAAGGGCCTCATCGACCCGAGCATCGTGACCCCGACGCTGCTCCTGGCTGCCCTCCTCGGCGCGATCACCTGGAACCTGATCACCTGGTGGCTGGGGCTCCCCAGCTCGTCGTCTCACGCCCTCCTGGGTGGCTTCGCTGGCGCCGCCGTCGCCAAGGCGGGGACGGGGGCGATCATCTGGTCCGGCTGGGTCAAGCCGCTCATCGGGATCGTGGTGTCGCCGCTGCTCGGCATGGTGCTCGGGATGTTGCTCTCGATCACGCTGTCGTGGACGCTCTGGAAGCGGGACGCCCGGACGCTCGAGGGATTCTTCCGCAAGGCGCAGCTGGTGAGTGCCGGCGCCTATTCGCTCGCCCACGGCTCCAATGACGCCCAGAAGACGATGGGCATCATCGTCGGACTGCTGGTGTCGGCGCAGGCGCTCTTCGTGGGGCAGACGGGCCTCATGGCGCATTTCCACCTGCTCAATGCCGACCACGTCCCGTTCTGGGTCGAGATGGCGTCCTATTCGGCGATCGCGGCTGGCACCGCCATGGGCGGCTGGCGCATCATCAAGACCATGGGGACCGGCATCACCAAGCTGAAGCCGTTCGGTGGATTCTGCGCCGAGACGGGCGGAGCGATTACCGTGCTCTTCGCCTCGCACCTCGGAGTCCCCGTGAGCACGACGCACACGATCACCGGCGCCATTGTCGGTGTTGGCGCCTCCAAGCGGATGGGGGCGGTGCGGTGGGGCGTCGCCGGCCGGATCGTCTGGGCCTGGTTCCTGACCATTCCGGCGAGCGCGATGGTGGCTGCGGTGATCTTCTGGCTTTTCCCAGGGTAG
- a CDS encoding DUF47 family protein yields MALHLLPRDEKFFDLFTQLATKSVEASRHLMELFTRRDEERWELVEIIKGLEHEADGITHSIVTRLDRSFITPFDREDIHELASRLDDIIDRIDGTARRAKIFHIADVPQGALLLAEVVHRMSVEVVAAVRTLEKGPAAITLQSCREIKRLEEEGDGIYHQWLAKLFSERTDPIEVIKWKELYDTLEKTLDSAEDAANVIESVTIKHG; encoded by the coding sequence ATGGCACTTCATCTGCTTCCACGCGACGAAAAATTCTTCGACCTCTTCACCCAGCTTGCCACCAAGTCGGTCGAGGCCTCTCGCCACCTGATGGAGCTCTTCACGCGTCGGGACGAAGAGCGCTGGGAGCTGGTCGAGATCATCAAGGGGCTCGAGCACGAGGCCGATGGGATCACCCACAGCATCGTGACGCGCCTCGATCGGTCGTTCATCACCCCGTTCGACCGCGAGGACATTCACGAGCTGGCCTCGCGGCTCGACGACATCATCGACCGGATCGATGGCACGGCGCGCCGCGCCAAGATCTTCCACATCGCCGACGTGCCCCAGGGCGCGCTGCTCCTCGCCGAGGTGGTCCACCGGATGTCGGTGGAAGTGGTGGCCGCCGTGCGGACGCTCGAGAAGGGACCGGCCGCGATCACGCTGCAGTCGTGCCGCGAGATCAAGCGCCTGGAAGAAGAGGGCGACGGCATCTACCACCAGTGGCTGGCGAAACTCTTCAGCGAGCGCACCGACCCGATCGAAGTGATCAAGTGGAAGGAACTGTACGACACGCTCGAGAAGACACTCGATAGCGCGGAAGATGCCGCGAACGTGATCGAGTCGGTCACCATCAAGCACGGCTGA
- a CDS encoding inositol-3-phosphate synthase: MADSKSRPVAPADGKLGVLCVGLGAVASTFIAGVELTRRGLSQPYGSLTQLATIRLGKRTEGRTPLIKDFVPITPLSDIVFGAWDPVPDNAYESCLHCGVFDKHEHVFPIKDFLETIKPMPAVFDQHYVKRLVGTNVKKGKTKRELAEQLRQDIRDFKAKSGVARCVMVWCASTEIFIVPGPQHETLESFEAAMDANDVTIAPSMLYAYASIMEGVPFANGAPNLSCDIPALEKLSRDKGVAIGGKDFKTGQTMLKTVLAPMFKARMLGVAGWYSTNILGNRDGEVLDDPESFKTKEESKLGVLEFILQPQLYPDLYAKMYHKVRINYYPPRGDNKEGWDNIDIFGWCGYPMQIKVDFLCRDSILAAPLVLDLALFFDLSQRAGMSGIQEWLSFYFKSPQTAPGLYPEHDLFIQQTKLKNTLRWMMGEEMITHLGQDYSQD, from the coding sequence GTGGCAGACTCGAAGTCCCGGCCCGTTGCGCCGGCAGATGGCAAGCTTGGTGTTCTCTGTGTCGGTCTCGGCGCGGTCGCGTCGACCTTCATCGCCGGTGTCGAGCTCACGCGCCGGGGCCTGTCCCAGCCGTATGGTTCGCTCACCCAGCTGGCAACCATTCGTCTGGGCAAGCGTACCGAGGGCCGGACGCCGCTGATCAAGGACTTCGTGCCGATCACGCCGCTCTCCGATATCGTCTTCGGCGCCTGGGATCCGGTGCCGGACAATGCCTACGAGTCGTGCCTGCATTGCGGCGTGTTCGACAAGCATGAGCACGTCTTCCCGATCAAGGATTTCCTCGAGACGATCAAGCCGATGCCGGCGGTGTTCGACCAGCACTACGTCAAGCGCCTCGTCGGCACGAACGTGAAGAAGGGGAAGACCAAGCGCGAACTCGCCGAGCAGTTGCGCCAGGATATCCGCGACTTCAAGGCGAAGTCCGGCGTCGCGCGCTGCGTGATGGTCTGGTGTGCCTCGACCGAGATCTTCATCGTCCCGGGGCCCCAGCACGAGACGCTGGAGAGCTTCGAAGCGGCGATGGATGCCAACGATGTGACGATCGCGCCTTCGATGCTCTACGCCTATGCCTCGATCATGGAAGGGGTTCCGTTCGCGAACGGTGCGCCGAACCTCTCCTGCGATATTCCCGCCCTGGAGAAGCTGTCGCGGGACAAGGGTGTGGCGATCGGCGGCAAGGACTTCAAGACCGGCCAGACGATGCTCAAGACCGTGCTCGCGCCGATGTTCAAGGCGCGCATGCTCGGGGTTGCCGGCTGGTACTCGACGAACATTCTCGGCAATCGTGACGGTGAAGTCCTCGACGATCCGGAGTCCTTCAAGACCAAGGAAGAGTCGAAGCTCGGCGTGCTGGAGTTCATCCTGCAGCCGCAGCTCTATCCCGACCTCTACGCCAAGATGTATCACAAGGTGCGGATCAACTATTACCCGCCCCGCGGTGACAACAAGGAAGGCTGGGACAACATCGACATCTTCGGGTGGTGCGGCTACCCGATGCAGATCAAGGTTGACTTCCTCTGCCGCGACTCGATCCTCGCGGCCCCGCTGGTGCTCGATCTGGCGCTCTTCTTCGACCTTTCCCAGCGGGCCGGGATGTCGGGGATCCAGGAGTGGCTCTCGTTCTACTTCAAGAGCCCCCAGACCGCGCCCGGGCTCTACCCGGAGCACGATCTCTTCATCCAGCAGACCAAGCTGAAGAACACGCTGCGCTGGATGATGGGTGAAGAAATGATCACGCATCTCGGGCAGGACTACTCCCAGGACTAG
- a CDS encoding CDP-alcohol phosphatidyltransferase family protein, which produces MGLLRRLQQAADPFGRLGRGHVAELVPESVKRVYLSGMDPVVRGLLQLGVTPNTLTTIGAIVILASAVAYGVGSIRLGGVLLLLSGMVDTLDGQVARASAQTTKFGAFYDSTLDRVGDGATFIGIAAYLAEAPDVQWRELAVIACMLGILSTSLVSYMRARAEGLGLSGKVGMVQRAERIIGLGLTTAILGAGAGGVVLTAIVVVLTVLSFITVGQRFAHVRREAAAVDVK; this is translated from the coding sequence TTGGGCCTTCTCCGCCGCCTGCAACAGGCGGCGGACCCGTTCGGACGACTTGGCAGGGGGCACGTGGCAGAGCTGGTTCCGGAGTCGGTCAAGCGGGTGTACCTGAGCGGCATGGACCCCGTGGTGCGGGGGCTGCTGCAGCTCGGCGTCACTCCCAATACGCTGACGACCATCGGTGCCATCGTCATCCTCGCCTCCGCGGTTGCCTACGGCGTCGGCTCGATCCGGCTTGGGGGCGTGTTGCTCCTGCTGAGCGGCATGGTCGATACCCTCGACGGTCAGGTGGCGCGAGCCAGTGCCCAGACCACCAAGTTCGGTGCGTTCTACGATTCGACGCTCGACCGTGTCGGCGACGGTGCAACCTTCATCGGGATCGCGGCCTACCTGGCGGAAGCGCCCGATGTCCAGTGGCGTGAGCTGGCTGTCATTGCGTGCATGCTGGGGATTCTCTCGACGTCGCTGGTGTCGTACATGCGGGCCCGCGCCGAAGGCCTCGGCCTGAGCGGCAAGGTCGGCATGGTCCAGCGCGCTGAGCGGATCATCGGGCTCGGACTCACGACGGCAATTCTTGGTGCAGGAGCAGGGGGAGTGGTGCTGACGGCCATCGTGGTCGTGCTCACCGTGTTGTCGTTCATCACCGTTGGCCAGCGGTTCGCCCACGTCCGTCGGGAAGCCGCCGCAGTCGACGTCAAGTAG
- a CDS encoding pyridoxal-dependent decarboxylase, with amino-acid sequence MMNPALREASRFRNPEQFRDDGRLVVEWVANYLASAGSVAVQPDVAPGDTLARLPRSWPTEPGSIAELLGELDRDIMPGMTHWGDPSFFGYFPCTNSSAGMLADLLVSATNVSTMKWSTSPAATELEQRVLRWLGDAIGLDDSWSGVITEGGSISTIIALAAARDRATSGEARRRGISGTTLRMYTSDQVHSSVDKAIITLGIGESNLVKLATDGAFSMRPEALRVAIAADRAAGLAPAAVIATIGTTSTTSVDPIAAIATICREEGLWLHVDAAYGGNAALLPELRAHFVGMELADSVVLDPHKWLMTPLELSCLYFRDHNEVRQSLSVTPAYLASHGEDAPTDFMDYSLQLGRSFRALKLWVVMRHHGRAALEATIRHSCALAREFAGWVGEAADWEIPLAPPFATLCFRYAPPSLELAAANEVNLGIQDAINRSGLAFVSRTILRGRLYLRVAIGHPDTSSDDLARLWAEIQRLVLAPRPQ; translated from the coding sequence ATGATGAATCCCGCGCTTCGCGAGGCATCCCGGTTCCGCAATCCGGAACAATTCCGCGACGACGGCCGCCTCGTCGTCGAGTGGGTCGCCAACTACCTCGCGTCGGCGGGGAGCGTCGCGGTGCAGCCGGATGTGGCGCCGGGGGATACGCTGGCCCGTCTGCCACGCAGTTGGCCGACGGAGCCCGGCAGCATCGCCGAGCTGCTGGGCGAACTCGATCGCGACATCATGCCGGGGATGACCCACTGGGGCGATCCTTCCTTCTTCGGCTATTTCCCCTGTACGAACTCCTCGGCCGGGATGCTCGCCGACCTGCTCGTGAGTGCCACCAACGTCAGCACGATGAAGTGGAGCACGTCACCAGCGGCCACCGAACTCGAGCAGCGGGTGCTGCGTTGGCTCGGCGATGCCATCGGACTCGACGACTCCTGGTCCGGCGTCATCACGGAAGGCGGATCGATCTCCACCATCATCGCCCTCGCGGCGGCCCGAGATCGTGCTACCTCGGGGGAAGCGCGTCGCCGCGGCATCAGCGGAACGACGCTGCGGATGTACACCTCGGACCAGGTGCATTCATCGGTCGACAAGGCGATCATCACGCTGGGCATCGGCGAGTCGAACCTGGTAAAGCTCGCCACGGATGGCGCCTTCTCGATGCGGCCCGAAGCACTGCGCGTCGCGATCGCGGCAGATCGTGCAGCAGGGCTCGCTCCCGCGGCCGTCATCGCGACCATTGGCACGACCAGCACAACGAGTGTCGACCCCATCGCAGCGATCGCGACCATCTGCCGTGAGGAAGGGCTCTGGCTGCACGTCGACGCCGCGTACGGTGGCAACGCGGCCCTGCTGCCGGAATTGCGCGCGCACTTCGTCGGCATGGAGCTGGCCGATTCCGTCGTGCTGGATCCGCACAAGTGGCTGATGACGCCACTGGAGCTCTCCTGTCTCTACTTTCGAGACCACAACGAAGTGCGGCAGTCTTTGTCGGTCACCCCGGCGTATCTCGCCAGTCACGGCGAGGATGCCCCCACCGACTTCATGGACTACTCCCTGCAGCTGGGAAGAAGTTTCCGTGCGCTCAAACTCTGGGTGGTGATGCGGCACCACGGCCGAGCCGCCCTCGAAGCGACGATTCGCCACAGTTGCGCCCTCGCCCGCGAGTTCGCCGGGTGGGTCGGCGAGGCGGCAGATTGGGAGATCCCGCTCGCACCGCCGTTCGCGACCCTCTGCTTCCGCTACGCGCCTCCCTCGCTTGAGCTGGCGGCCGCGAATGAGGTCAATCTCGGGATTCAGGACGCGATCAACCGGAGCGGACTCGCCTTCGTTTCGAGGACCATCCTCCGCGGGCGGCTCTACCTGCGGGTCGCCATCGGCCATCCTGATACATCGAGCGATGATCTGGCCCGCCTCTGGGCCGAAATCCAGCGGCTGGTCCTTGCACCGCGGCCCCAGTAG